The sequence below is a genomic window from Hippocampus zosterae strain Florida chromosome 7, ASM2543408v3, whole genome shotgun sequence.
GTGGCCACACCCAAATCCATGGCCCTGTGGCGGGTGTCTATCTGGGCAAGTCCAAGCAGAAGATCAGCATATACGAAGCCATGAAGAAAGGTCTGCTTAAACCTGGAACCGCGCTGGCCCTGCTGGAAGCCCAGGCCGCCACAGTAGGTGTTGTAGACCCTGTGAAGAACCGAATACTTCCAATCATGGAGGCCGTCAAGGAGGAACTCGTCGGACCTGAGTTGAAGGAGAAGCTCCTTTTTGCAGAGAAGGCTGTCACTGGTTACGAAGACCCTTACACTAACCAAACCATATCTGTGTTCCAAGCCATGCAAAAAGACTTAGTGCCCAGAGATTACGGTTTGAGACTACTTCAAGCGCAAATGGCCACGCACGGCCTGTTTGATCCCATTGAGAAGACAAACATTACAGTGGAGTCAGCTATCCAGAAAGGCTACTATGAAAAAGGTCTGCTGGATGACCAGATGTCAGAGTTAAAGGTGTTCTACAATCCAAGCACACAACAGCACGTCAACTACAAAGCCCTGGTGGAACAGTGCATTGTGGAAGCTGACACAGGTCTACTTCTTCTCCCCATCTTCATCACCTTCAAAGGGTTGAGACGGGGAATTTCCTCTGCAGAGCTCTTTGAGTCCAAGATCATCGACAAGGAAATATATGATAAACTGCAGAAGGGCAAGACCACAACCCAGGAAGTGATGCTGAATGAGACGGTGAAAGAGTACCTTCAGGGGAAAGGCAGCATCGCGGGCATTGCGATACTCTCATCCAACCAGATACTGAACATTTATGAAGCCATGAAGCAGAGCATACTGATGCCTGGTACGGCGCTAGTTCTGCTGGAGGCGCAGGCTGCAACGGGGTTCATGATTGATcccctcaaaaacaaaaagttcacTGTGGACGAGGCTGTAAAAAACAAGCTCATTGGCCCCGAATATTATGCTAAGCTGCGCTCCGCCGAACGAGCCGTGACTGGATACAAGGACCCATACACCGAAGAAACCATTTCGCTCTTTCAAGCACTTTCCAAAGATCTCATCTTGAAAGAACACGGGATCCGCCTACTGGAGGCGCAAATTGCCACAGGGGGAATCATCGACCCGATCCATAGCCACAGACTCCCCACAGAGGTGGCCTTCAAAAGAGGCTATTTTGACCAAGAAATGAAAGCCATACTCGAGGATTCGGGAGATGACACAAAGGGATTCTTTGACCCAAACACAGAGGAGAATCTGACATATCTTCAGCTGATAGAAAGGTGTGTTACAGATCCTTCCACTGGGCTCTGCCTCCTTCCGCTTCGAGACAAATCCGATGGACTCAACTTCGCCTTTATTGAATACCAAACGAAGATGGCCTTCAAACAGAAGAAGGTGAAAGTGACATGTGGCAAGTATGCGGGAATGACGGTATCGCTGTGGGAGCTGCTGATGTCAGACTACTTTGATGAAAAGCAGAGGAAAGAGATCATACGCAAATACCGTGAAAGGAAGTTCACAATCGAGATGATTGTCACAACAGTTCTAGAAACCATTGAGGCATCTGTCAAAAACACCAAGGTCATCTTtgaaggcatcagagaaacggtCACGGCCAAACAGCTGGTTGAGGCCGACATCATTAGCCAGGACGTCCTCGATGATCTGAAGAAAGGGAGGAAGTCTGTTAAGGAGGTGGTTGAGGATCAAAATCTACATGTGTACCTCCAGGGGAAAGAAAGTATTGCGGGTGTTCTTCTTCCTGACTCCCAGATCATGACCATCTACCAAGCCAGAAAGAAAGGCAAACTGATGCCAGGAACAGCTCTGATTTTACTTGAGGCACAGGCGGCAACAGGATTTATCATCGATCCTATTGGAAACAGAAAGTTTTCGGTGGATGATGCCATCAAAGCCAAGATTGTTGGGCCTGAGTTATGCCTAAAGCTGCGCTCTGCAGAGAAGGCGGTGACTGGATACAAAGACCCGTACTACGGGACCACGATCTCTCTGTTCCAAGCAATGCAAAAAGACCTCATAGTGAAGGACCACGGTATTCGACTCCTGGAGGCACAAATTGCCACTGGCGGCATCATCGACCCAGTGAACAGCCATCGCATTCCCGTCCAAGTGGCCTACAAGCGTGGGTACTTTAATGAGGAAATGAACGAGATCTTGAGTGATCCCAGTGATGACACCAAAGGTTTTTTTGACCCCAACACACATGAGAACCTCACCTACTTGCAGCTCATGGCCAGATGTGTCAAAGATCCCAGTACCGGACTTTGTCTCTTGCCACTCAAAGGCAAAAGTCACAAAATCAACATCGACGACGCCATGAAGGAATTGTTCAGAACAACAGTCGTTTCTGTGCGGTATGGCCGCTTCAAGGGCAAGCATGCCACTCTTTGGGACCTCATCAATTCAGAGTATCTCTCTGAGGATAAAAGACAAGAGTTCTTCAAACTCTTCAAGTCAAGGAGACTCACAATTGAGGAAATCATTGAGTCGATTTTAATCATCATTGAGAGCAAGGAGATAAAACAGCAAGTGGAGCTCAGCTTCCAAGGCCTCAGAGGGAAGGTTTCCATTGTGGATCTTTTGGAGCTTAAAATAGTGGATGAAAAAACCTACAGCAACTTGATTGATGGAACGTTAAGCAGCACTGATGTGTTGCAAATGGAGAGCGTGAGGGCCTACCTACAAGGGAAGAGCTGTGTCGCCGGCGTGATACTGCAGCCCTCCAATCAGAAGCTGAGCATCTACGAAGCACAGAAAACTGGCATCCTGACAACCGGCACAGCTCTTTGCCTCCTAGAGGCGCAGGCAGCCACGGGGTTCATTGTCAATCCATTGGCAAACAAAAAGCTCACAGTGGAACAAGCGCTTCGAGAAATGTTAATTGGTCCTCAAATGTATGAAAAGCTTCTGTCTGCGGAGAGGGCTGTCACTGGTTACACTGACCCATACACGGGTCAAAAGATCTCTCTTTTCCAAGCCTTGAAAAATAATCTCATTCTGAAGGAGCACGGCATTCGATTACTGGAGGCCCAAATTGCAACAGGGGGTATCATTGACCCCTTGAAGTGTCTTCACTTACCTCTTGATGTCGCCTACAAGAAAGGATATTTTGACGAAGAAATGAATCAAATTCTGTTGGACCCAAGTGATgacacaaaagttttttttgaccCCAACACCAAAGAGAATCTGACATACATGGAGATGTTGGGAAGGTGTGTAAAAGATAAAGAAACGGGACTGTTCCTCCTACCAGTGACtaacacaccaaaaataaatggGAGACTGTACACTGACAGTGAAATAAGGCAAATTTTTGAAGAGACAACAGTGAACATATCGTTAGGACGCTATGCaggaaaatcattttctctCTGGGAATTGATCCACTCTGGCTACTTCACTGAAGACCAGCGAAATCAACTGATAGAAAAATTCCAAACAAGAAAGGTCACCACACACACCATCACCACCTTTGTGATATCGACCATTGAGAAACTGGAGAAGAGTGAAGCTCCCAAAATGACAATGGGTCTGAGAAAGCTAGTCTCGGCCAAAGAACTGCTGGACTCTGGTATTATCGACAATGACACATTCAAACAGGTGCAGGAAGACAAAGTGACTTTGGCACAGGTCACCAAATGTGAGCGCGTGCAACAATACCTGAATGGATCAAGAAGCATTGCTGGGGTTAAAGTGTATCCATCGCAAGCAGTTCTCAGCATATACAGCGCAAAAACGGAAGATATGTTGACAGATGGCATTGCACGTTTACTGCTCGAAGCGCAGGCTTGTACAGGATGGGTCATTGATCCTCTCGCAAACAAGTTCTATGCTGTTGATGAGGCTGTAAAAGAGGAAGTCATTGGGCCAGATGTGTGTGAGCAGCTTCTGTTGGCCGAGCGAGCCATCACCGGTTATAAAAACCCCTACACCGACAGAACAATATCACTGTTTGAGGCGATGAATGAGCAACTGATTCAAAGAAGTGATGCCATTCGTTTTCTTGAAGCACAAATAGCAACGGGCGGCATCGTAGACCCAAACATGAGTCACAGGCTGCCTGTGCATGTTGCAGTCAAAAGGGGACTCCTGGATGACCAACTCATAGGCCTGCTGACAACCCCTGAAAAGTCAAAGGGATACTTTGACCCAAACACAAAGGAAAAACTCTCTTACCTGGAGCTGATGGAGAGATGTGAGAGAGATCCTAAAACAGGCCTTCTTCTTATACCACTGCATGAGGAGAcatcaaatgtttttcacaCAAAGGAGCAAATAGAGCtggagtttaaaaacaaaaccgtTATCATCGATGTGGgaaaattccaaaacaaaaacgtgaccTTGTGGGAATTGTTGCTGTCTGAATACATATCACAGAAGAAGAGGGAGCAGCTCATAGAACAATATAAGATTGGCGCCATAACAATTGAAGAGTTGATTGAAATACTCACAGTCATCATTACAGAGGTCTCCTCCAAAGAAAGAAAGTTCAAAGGACTGAGGAAGCAGGTCTCAGCAAGTCAGCTCTTCGAGTCAAAGATCATATCGAAGGAGCTTTTCAAGCAAATTATACAAGGGGAAGTGACTGTAGACAATGTTAACAAAATGGAATCCGTCCAAAAGTACCTTGGGGCGACAAACTGCATAGCCGGTGTCAGAGATGAATCTACAAAGAAGATTATGAGCATCTATGAAGCAAAGTCCAGAGGCCTGCTGACTCCTGGGACGTCTCTTATTCTCCTAGAGGCTCAAGCTGCTACTGGCTTTGTTATTGACCCTGTCAACAACAAGAGGCTTTCAGTGGCTGAAGCTGTGGCTCAGAAAGTAGTCGACGGTGAGTGGAAAAAGAAGCTGCTCTCAGCAGAACGAGCTGTCACAGGATACATTGACCCCTACACTGGTGATACAATTTCCCTATTCCAGGCTCTGACAAAAGATCTCATAGTTAGAGAGCACGGAATCCGTCTCCTGGAAGCTCAAATTGCCACAGGAGGCATCATTGACCCAGTATACAGTCACAGAGTGCCTGTGGAGGTGGCTTACCAAAGAGGCTACTTTGACGAGGAAATGAACCAGATTCTCTCTGACCCAGATGATGACACCAAGGGGTTTTTTGATCCCAACACGCAAGAGAACCTTACTTATCTCCAACTTATAGAAAGATGTGTCACGGACCCAAACACCGGCCTTAACCTACTATCCATTGTGAAGAAAGGGGAGTTTTACTTCTTTGTTGACGAGGCCACAAAACTGATACTGAAATCAACAACGACCACCAGAGCAGGTGGAAGGTATCAGGGAAGCACTGTGTCGCTGTGGGATCTGCTCTACTCCAGATACATCACTGAGGAGAAGAGGCGAGAGCTTGTGCAACAGTACAAGTCCGGAGCTATCACGATTGAACGCTTTTTGGAAATCATCTTGACGATCATTCAGCAGCAGACCACGACCACAACCTCCTCATCAACCATCATGCGTCAAATACCGGAAACAAACATTGACAAGAGCACCACAaagaccaccatcaccaccacagtCACAGAAACCGACAGCTTCCATGGTATTCGAAAGGACGTCAGTGCTGCAGAGTTGCTTGAATCCAAAATTATCAATGAAGACCTCTACAAAGACCTCAACACAGGAACAATCACAGTCAAGGATATAAGTGAAATGGACTCTGTCCGTCGGTATCTAGAAGGGACCAACTGCATTGCAGGAGTGTACTTGCAGTCCACCAAAGAGACCCTGAGCATCTATGAAGCCAAGTCCAGAGGCCTGCTGACTCCCGGAACGTCTCTTGTGCTGCTAGAGGCCCAAGCTGCCACTGGTTTTGTCATCGACCCAGTCAAGAACAAGAAGCTCTCTGTGGAAGAGGCTGTGGCCCTGAGAGTGGTTGGCAGCGAATGGCAAAAGAAGCTGCTCTCAGCAGAACGAGCTGTCACAGGATACAAAGACCCTTACACGGAAAAAACAATATCTCTTTTCCAGGCCCTGAAGAAAGACCTGATTGTCAAAGATCATGGAATCCGTCTCCTGGAAGCACAAATTGCCACAGGAGGCATCATTGACCCGGTACACAGCCACAGAGTCCCTGTGCAGGTGGCTTATCAAAGAGGCTACTTTGACGAGGAAATGAACCAGATTCTCTCTGACCCAGATGATGACACCAAGGGTTTTTTTGATCCCAATACACAAGAGAACCTCACCTATCTCCAGCTGATCGAGAGGTGTATCACTGATCCCATCACTGGGCTCAGCCTGTTGGTTATTGTGAAGAAAGGGGAGTTCTACTTCTTTGTTGACGAGGCCACAAAATTTATACTGAAATCAACAGTGACCACCAGAGCAGGTGGAAGGTATCAGGGAAGCACTGTGTCGCTGTGGGATCTGCTCTACTCCAGATACATCACTGAGGAGAAGAGGCGAGAGCTTGTGCAACAGTACAAGTCCGGAGCTATCACGATTGAACGCTTTTTGGAAATCATCTTGACGATCATTCAGCAGCAGACCACGACCACAACCTCCTCATCAACTATCATACGTCAAATCCCAGAAACAAACATTGACAAGAGCACCACAaagaccaccatcaccaccacagtCACAGAAACCGACAGCTTCCATGGTATTCGAAAGGACGTCAGTGCTGCAGAGTTGCTTGAATCCAAAATTATCAATGAAGACCTCTACAAAGACCTCAACACAGGAACAATCACAGTCAAGGAAATAAGTGAAATGGACTCTGTCCGTCGGTATCTAGAAGGGACCAACTGCATTGCAGGAGTGTACTTGCAGTCCACCATGGAGACCCTGAGCATCTATGAAGCCAAGTCCAGGGGCCTGCTGACCCCCGGAACGTCTCTTGTGCTGCTAGAGGCCCAAGCTGCCACTGGTTTTGTAATCGACCCAGTCAAGAACAAGAAGCTCTCTGTGGAAGAGGCTGTGGCCCTGAGAGTGGTTGGCAGTGAATGGCAAAAGAAGCTGCTCTCAGCAGAACGAGCTGTCACAGGATACAAAGACCCTTACACGGAAAAAACAATATCTCTCTTCCAGGCCCTGAAGAAAGACCTGATCGTCAAAGATCATGGAATCCGTCTCCTGGAAGCTCAAATTGCAACAGGGGGCATCATTGACCCGGTATACAGCCACAGAGTCCCTGTGCAGGTGGCTTATCAAAGAGGCTACTTTGACGAGGAAATGAACCAGATTCTCTCTGACCCAGATGATGACACCAAGGGTTTTTTTGATCCCAATACACAAGAGAACCTCACCTATCTCCAGCTGATCGAGAGGTGTATCACCGATCCCATCACTGGGCTCAGCCTGTTGGTTATTGTGAAGAAAGGGGAGTTCTACTTCTTTGTTGACGAGGCCACAAAATTTATACTGAAATCAACAGTGACCACCAGAGCAGGTGGAAGGTATCAGGGAAGCACTGTGTCGCTGTGGGATCTGCTCTACTCCAGATACATCACTGAGGAGAAGAGGCGAGAGCTTGTGCAACAGTACAAGTCCGGAGCTATCACGATTGAACGCTTTTTGGAAATCATCTTGACGATCATTCAGCAGCAGACCACGACCACAACCTCCTCATCAACTATCATACGTCAAATCCCAGAAACAAACATTGACAAGAGCACCACAaagaccaccatcaccaccacagtCACAGAAACCGACAGCTTCCATGGTATTCGAAAGGACGTCAGTGCTGCAGAGTTGCTTGAATCCAAAATTATCAATGAAGACCTCTACAAAGACCTCAACACAGGAACAATCACAGTCAAGGAAATAAGTGAAATGGACTCTGTCCGTCGGTATCTAGAAGGGACCAACTGCATTGCAGGAGTGTACTTGCAGTCCACCATGGAGACCCTGAGCATCTATGAAGCCAAGTCCAGGGGCCTGCTGACCCCCGGAACGTCTCTTGTGCTGCTAGAGGCCCAAGCTGCCACTGGTTTTGTCATCGACCCAGTCAAGAACAAGAAGCTCTCTGTGGAAGAGGCTGTGGCCCTGAGAGTGGTTGGCAGCGAATGGCAAAAGAAGCTGCTCTCAGCAGAACGAGCTGTCACAGGATACAAAGACCCTTACACGGAAAAAACAATATCTCTCTTCCAGGCCCTGAAGAAAGACCTGATCGTCAAAGATCATGGAATCCGTCTCCTGGAAGCTCAAATTGCAACAGGGGGCATCATTGACCCGGTATACAGCCACAGAGTCCCTGTGCAGGTGGCTTATCAAAGAGGCTACTTTGACGAGGAAATGAACCAGATTCTCTCTGACCCAGATGATGACACCAAGGGTTTTTTTGATCCCAATACACAAGAGAACCTCACCTATCTCCAGCTGATCGAGAGGTGTATCACCGATCCCATCACTGGGCTCAGCCTGTTGGTTATTGTGAAGAAAGGGGAGTTCTACTTCTTTGTTGACGAGGCCACAAAATGTATACTGAAATCAACAATGACCACCAGAGCAGGTGGAAGGTATCAGGGAAGCACTGTGTCGCTGTGGGATCTGCTCTACTCCAGATACATCACTGAGGAGAAGAGGCGAGAGCTTGTGCAACAGTACAAGTCCAGAACTATCACGATTGAACGCTTTTTGGAAATCATCTTGACGATCATTCAGCAGCAGACCACGACCACAACCTCCTCATCAACCATCATACGTCAAATCCCAGAAACAAACATTGACAAGAGCACCACAaagaccaccatcaccaccacagtCACAGAAACCGACAGCTTCCATGGTATTCGAAAGGACGTCAGTGCTGCAGAGTTGCTTGAATCCAAAATTATCAATGAAGACCTCTACAAAGACCTCAACACAGGAACAATCACAGT
It includes:
- the eppk1 gene encoding epiplakin, with amino-acid sequence MESVDSNEKQSGHTQIHGPVAGVYLGKSKQKISIYEAMKKGLLKPGTALALLEAQAATVGVVDPVKNRILPIMEAVKEELVGPELKEKLLFAEKAVTGYEDPYTNQTISVFQAMQKDLVPRDYGLRLLQAQMATHGLFDPIEKTNITVESAIQKGYYEKGLLDDQMSELKVFYNPSTQQHVNYKALVEQCIVEADTGLLLLPIFITFKGLRRGISSAELFESKIIDKEIYDKLQKGKTTTQEVMLNETVKEYLQGKGSIAGIAILSSNQILNIYEAMKQSILMPGTALVLLEAQAATGFMIDPLKNKKFTVDEAVKNKLIGPEYYAKLRSAERAVTGYKDPYTEETISLFQALSKDLILKEHGIRLLEAQIATGGIIDPIHSHRLPTEVAFKRGYFDQEMKAILEDSGDDTKGFFDPNTEENLTYLQLIERCVTDPSTGLCLLPLRDKSDGLNFAFIEYQTKMAFKQKKVKVTCGKYAGMTVSLWELLMSDYFDEKQRKEIIRKYRERKFTIEMIVTTVLETIEASVKNTKVIFEGIRETVTAKQLVEADIISQDVLDDLKKGRKSVKEVVEDQNLHVYLQGKESIAGVLLPDSQIMTIYQARKKGKLMPGTALILLEAQAATGFIIDPIGNRKFSVDDAIKAKIVGPELCLKLRSAEKAVTGYKDPYYGTTISLFQAMQKDLIVKDHGIRLLEAQIATGGIIDPVNSHRIPVQVAYKRGYFNEEMNEILSDPSDDTKGFFDPNTHENLTYLQLMARCVKDPSTGLCLLPLKGKSHKINIDDAMKELFRTTVVSVRYGRFKGKHATLWDLINSEYLSEDKRQEFFKLFKSRRLTIEEIIESILIIIESKEIKQQVELSFQGLRGKVSIVDLLELKIVDEKTYSNLIDGTLSSTDVLQMESVRAYLQGKSCVAGVILQPSNQKLSIYEAQKTGILTTGTALCLLEAQAATGFIVNPLANKKLTVEQALREMLIGPQMYEKLLSAERAVTGYTDPYTGQKISLFQALKNNLILKEHGIRLLEAQIATGGIIDPLKCLHLPLDVAYKKGYFDEEMNQILLDPSDDTKVFFDPNTKENLTYMEMLGRCVKDKETGLFLLPVTNTPKINGRLYTDSEIRQIFEETTVNISLGRYAGKSFSLWELIHSGYFTEDQRNQLIEKFQTRKVTTHTITTFVISTIEKLEKSEAPKMTMGLRKLVSAKELLDSGIIDNDTFKQVQEDKVTLAQVTKCERVQQYLNGSRSIAGVKVYPSQAVLSIYSAKTEDMLTDGIARLLLEAQACTGWVIDPLANKFYAVDEAVKEEVIGPDVCEQLLLAERAITGYKNPYTDRTISLFEAMNEQLIQRSDAIRFLEAQIATGGIVDPNMSHRLPVHVAVKRGLLDDQLIGLLTTPEKSKGYFDPNTKEKLSYLELMERCERDPKTGLLLIPLHEETSNVFHTKEQIELEFKNKTVIIDVGKFQNKNVTLWELLLSEYISQKKREQLIEQYKIGAITIEELIEILTVIITEVSSKERKFKGLRKQVSASQLFESKIISKELFKQIIQGEVTVDNVNKMESVQKYLGATNCIAGVRDESTKKIMSIYEAKSRGLLTPGTSLILLEAQAATGFVIDPVNNKRLSVAEAVAQKVVDGEWKKKLLSAERAVTGYIDPYTGDTISLFQALTKDLIVREHGIRLLEAQIATGGIIDPVYSHRVPVEVAYQRGYFDEEMNQILSDPDDDTKGFFDPNTQENLTYLQLIERCVTDPNTGLNLLSIVKKGEFYFFVDEATKLILKSTTTTRAGGRYQGSTVSLWDLLYSRYITEEKRRELVQQYKSGAITIERFLEIILTIIQQQTTTTTSSSTIMRQIPETNIDKSTTKTTITTTVTETDSFHGIRKDVSAAELLESKIINEDLYKDLNTGTITVKDISEMDSVRRYLEGTNCIAGVYLQSTKETLSIYEAKSRGLLTPGTSLVLLEAQAATGFVIDPVKNKKLSVEEAVALRVVGSEWQKKLLSAERAVTGYKDPYTEKTISLFQALKKDLIVKDHGIRLLEAQIATGGIIDPVHSHRVPVQVAYQRGYFDEEMNQILSDPDDDTKGFFDPNTQENLTYLQLIERCITDPITGLSLLVIVKKGEFYFFVDEATKFILKSTVTTRAGGRYQGSTVSLWDLLYSRYITEEKRRELVQQYKSGAITIERFLEIILTIIQQQTTTTTSSSTSFHGIRKDVSAAELLESKIINEDLYKDLNTGTITVKEISEMDSVRRYLEGTNCIAGVYLQSTMETLSIYEAKSRGLLTPGTSLVLLEAQAATGFVIDPVKNKKLSVEEAVALRVVGSEWQKKLLSAERAVTGYKDPYTEKTISLFQALKKDLIVKDHGIRLLEAQIATGGIIDPVYSHRVPVQVAYQRGYFDEEMNQILSDPDDDTKGFFDPNTQENLTYLQLIERCITDPITGLSLLVIVKKGDFHGIRKDVSAAELLESKIINEDLYKDLNTGTITVKEISEMDSVRRYLEGTNCIAGVYLQSTMETLSIYEAKSRGLLTPGTSLVLLEAQAATGFVIDPVKNKKLSVEEAVALRVVGSEWQKKLLSAERAVTGYKDPYTEKTISLFQALKKDLIVKDHGIRLLEAQIATGGIIDPVYSHRVPVQVAYQRGYFDEEMNQILSDPDDDTKGFFDPNTQENLTYLQLIERCITDPITGLSLLVIVKKGEFYFFVDEATKCILKSTMTTRAGGRYQGSTVSLWDLLYSRYITEEKRRELVQQYKSRTITIERFLEIILTIIQQQTTTTTSSSTIIRQIPETNIDKSTTKTTITTTVTETDSFHGIRKDVSAAELLESKIINEDLYKDLNTGTITVKEISEMDSVRRYLEGTNCIAGVYLQSTKETLSIYEAKSRGLLTPGTSLVLLEAQAATGFVIDPVKNKKLSVEEAVALRVVGSEWQKKLLSAERAVTGYKDPYTEKTISLFQALKKDLIVKDHGIRLLEAQIATGGIIDPVYSHRVHVQVAYQRGYFDEEMNQILSDSGDDTKGFFDPNTQENLTYLQLLGRCITDPITGLSLLPLIKK